The Longimicrobium sp. genome includes a region encoding these proteins:
- a CDS encoding diacylglycerol kinase family protein, translated as MPTPTGPEPIPAFVNPGGGNARAAAEALAGDARFAPREVEPGELGGAVAAEVARGARRVLVAGGDGTVAAAAARVLGSGVELAVLPAGTLNHFARGHGIPLSADEALELAAAGTARAVDVGTVCGRVFLNTSSVGAYVGFVRRRERLERFLPYRAASLAAAAAVYLRLRTFDVEVEAEGRTRRYRTAVVFVGVGERELRFPSFGGRAEGGREGLHLIAVEGKARLVALALKAVARGLDEVARSHRVDSFMVERCTVHMPKPLGYLALDGETCRMPSPFEYRLARGALRVVAPPVQPQAPRGEGAE; from the coding sequence ATGCCTACGCCCACCGGTCCGGAGCCGATCCCCGCCTTCGTGAACCCGGGCGGCGGGAACGCGCGCGCGGCGGCGGAGGCGCTGGCGGGGGACGCGCGCTTCGCGCCGCGCGAGGTGGAGCCGGGGGAGCTGGGCGGGGCGGTGGCCGCGGAGGTGGCGCGCGGGGCGCGGCGGGTGCTGGTGGCGGGCGGCGACGGGACGGTGGCCGCGGCGGCGGCGCGGGTGCTGGGGAGCGGGGTGGAGCTGGCGGTGCTCCCGGCGGGGACGCTCAACCACTTCGCGCGCGGGCACGGCATCCCCCTCTCGGCGGACGAGGCGCTGGAGCTGGCGGCCGCCGGGACGGCGCGCGCGGTGGACGTGGGGACGGTGTGCGGGCGCGTGTTCCTCAACACCAGCTCGGTGGGCGCCTACGTGGGCTTCGTGCGCAGGCGCGAGCGGCTGGAGCGCTTCCTCCCCTACCGCGCGGCGAGCCTGGCCGCGGCGGCCGCCGTCTACCTGCGGCTGCGCACCTTCGACGTGGAGGTGGAGGCGGAGGGAAGGACGCGGCGCTACCGCACGGCGGTGGTCTTCGTGGGCGTCGGCGAGCGGGAGCTGCGCTTCCCCAGCTTCGGCGGCAGGGCCGAGGGCGGGCGCGAGGGGCTGCACCTGATCGCGGTGGAGGGGAAGGCCCGGCTCGTGGCGCTGGCGCTGAAGGCGGTCGCGCGCGGGCTGGACGAGGTGGCGCGCAGCCATCGCGTCGACAGCTTCATGGTGGAGCGCTGCACCGTGCACATGCCGAAGCCGCTGGGCTACCTGGCCCTGGACGGCGAGACGTGCCGGATGCCCAGCCCCTTCGAGTACCGCCTGGCGCGCGGCGCGCTGCGCGTGGTGGCGCCGCCGGTACAGCCGCAAGCTCCGAGGGGAGAGGGGGCGGAATGA